A region of Phycisphaeraceae bacterium DNA encodes the following proteins:
- a CDS encoding group 1 truncated hemoglobin: protein MSSLYQQLGGSAAIDQAVDIFYRKMLSDDRVAGFFDDVDMERQAAKQKGFLTMVLGGPHAYTGKSMREGHRHLIARGLNDSHVDIVLEHLGQTLRELGAREDQIAEVAALANSVRDDVLDR, encoded by the coding sequence ATGTCCAGTCTGTACCAGCAGTTGGGTGGTTCCGCGGCGATCGACCAGGCGGTCGACATCTTCTATAGGAAGATGCTGTCCGATGACCGGGTCGCCGGTTTCTTTGACGACGTCGACATGGAGCGTCAGGCCGCCAAGCAGAAGGGCTTCCTCACGATGGTGCTCGGCGGGCCGCACGCGTACACCGGCAAGAGCATGCGCGAGGGCCACCGGCACCTGATCGCGCGCGGGTTGAACGACTCGCACGTGGACATCGTGCTCGAGCATCTGGGGCAGACGCTTCGCGAGCTCGGGGCTCGCGAGGACCAGATCGCCGAGGTCGCCGCGCTCGCGAATTCGGTCCGAGACGACGTGCTCGACCGCTGA
- a CDS encoding c-type cytochrome, with protein MLTLTLPAILTLMVSVTPEPPRDPTLVWAKSLGVAPATLLEGRTVYASSCAVCHGADAQGVARLGKPLRNSSFVQEHSDDDLLGVIADGRLPDDPLNTTGAVMPARGARGLSDAQMRSVVAYLRTLQEPGAPTVSLEQWIVATGGSAEATGVGRAGGVGHDAFLASCSACHGPRGEGLDGLGKALVGSDFIGTRSDPELIAFIKTGRPIWDPDNTSGLDMPPKGGNPAITDEQLESIVKYIRTLHAESGR; from the coding sequence ATGCTCACGCTGACACTCCCGGCGATTCTGACCCTGATGGTGTCGGTGACGCCCGAGCCGCCTCGCGACCCGACGCTGGTCTGGGCGAAGTCGCTGGGCGTTGCGCCGGCGACGCTTCTGGAGGGTCGCACGGTCTACGCGAGTTCGTGCGCCGTCTGCCACGGCGCCGACGCGCAGGGCGTGGCGCGTCTGGGCAAGCCGCTGCGCAACAGCTCGTTCGTGCAGGAGCATTCCGACGACGACCTGCTGGGCGTCATCGCCGACGGTCGCCTGCCCGATGATCCGCTGAACACGACGGGCGCCGTGATGCCGGCGCGCGGGGCGCGTGGCCTCAGCGACGCGCAGATGCGCAGCGTGGTGGCCTACCTGCGCACGCTGCAGGAGCCGGGTGCGCCGACGGTGTCGCTCGAGCAGTGGATCGTCGCGACAGGCGGGAGCGCCGAAGCGACCGGCGTCGGTCGCGCCGGCGGCGTCGGTCACGACGCGTTCCTCGCGTCGTGTTCCGCGTGCCACGGGCCGCGCGGCGAGGGGCTCGACGGGCTGGGCAAAGCGCTCGTCGGGAGCGACTTCATCGGGACCAGATCCGATCCCGAACTCATCGCGTTCATCAAGACGGGGCGCCCCATCTGGGACCCGGACAACACGAGCGGGCTCGACATGCCCCCCAAGGGCGGGAACCCGGCGATCACCGACGAGCAGCTCGAATCGATCGTGAAATACATCCGCACGCTGCACGCCGAGTCGGGTCGCTGA
- the nosZ gene encoding Sec-dependent nitrous-oxide reductase: MRLDGKTRNGWIVAAVVAAGLASGVSAQSMNDVQRVARERGLSTTDLLAAAKTYTPSGMKDPFVIFASGGHSGQVHVIGAPSMRLLRTIAVFTPEPWQGWGYGVGNDVLAGGDVLGKPNLWGDTHHPALSETNGDYDGQWLFINDKINARVAVIDLRDFETKQILKNPLTVSNHGLCVTPNTEYVIESSQYGAPMGFEYAPIASYKDTHRGSVIFWKFDRRKGRIDPDQSFALELPPYWQDLVDAGKLASDGYLFLNSLNTELATGGIQDKKPPFEAGVSRNATDYMHIVDWKKAEAAFKAGKAEPMGGFPVLSLRTAMEQGILYLTPEPRSPHGVDVAPRGDFIVVSGKLDPHVTVYSFEKIKRAIETKKFSGSDAYGIPILDFDSVVEARIELGLGPLHTQFGNDGYAYTSLFLDSAVARWSMGGEYGKATPEPDWTLVHKTPVHYNVGHIGAVHGDTVNPLGGYLVAFNKWSVDRFLHPGPLLAQNFQLIDISAKGAAMPVIYDMPVGFGEPHYAQIIKADLLKPWSVYPEVGWNPHTQSLDPMAPKKGQERVVRTGDTVEVHMTAVRSHFNPEHITVKQGDKVVWRITNLERAVDATHGFAVPAYNISVSLEPGETVRLEFIADTPGTFPFYCSEFCSALHLEMMGYFMVEPR; the protein is encoded by the coding sequence ATGAGACTGGACGGAAAGACGAGGAACGGTTGGATCGTCGCGGCGGTCGTCGCCGCGGGTCTGGCGTCGGGAGTGTCGGCGCAGTCGATGAACGATGTGCAGCGCGTGGCGCGCGAGCGCGGGCTGTCGACGACGGACCTGCTCGCCGCCGCGAAGACCTACACACCCAGCGGGATGAAGGACCCGTTCGTCATCTTCGCGTCGGGAGGCCACAGCGGGCAGGTGCATGTCATCGGCGCGCCCTCGATGCGCCTGCTGCGCACGATCGCGGTCTTCACGCCCGAGCCCTGGCAGGGGTGGGGCTACGGCGTGGGCAACGACGTGCTCGCCGGCGGCGACGTGCTCGGGAAGCCCAACCTGTGGGGCGACACGCACCACCCGGCGCTCTCCGAGACCAACGGCGACTACGACGGGCAATGGCTTTTCATCAACGACAAGATCAACGCGCGCGTCGCGGTGATCGACCTGCGCGACTTCGAGACCAAGCAGATCCTCAAAAACCCGCTCACGGTCAGCAACCACGGGCTCTGCGTCACCCCCAACACCGAGTACGTGATCGAGAGCTCGCAGTACGGCGCGCCGATGGGCTTCGAATACGCCCCGATCGCGTCCTACAAGGACACGCACCGCGGGTCGGTGATCTTCTGGAAGTTCGATCGCCGCAAGGGGCGCATCGATCCGGACCAGTCCTTCGCCCTCGAGCTGCCCCCGTACTGGCAGGACCTCGTCGACGCCGGCAAACTCGCCAGCGACGGGTACCTGTTCCTCAACTCGCTGAACACAGAACTCGCGACGGGCGGCATCCAGGACAAGAAACCGCCCTTCGAGGCGGGCGTGAGCCGCAACGCGACGGACTACATGCACATCGTCGACTGGAAGAAAGCCGAGGCCGCGTTCAAGGCAGGCAAGGCCGAGCCGATGGGCGGCTTCCCCGTGCTGTCGCTGCGCACCGCGATGGAGCAGGGCATCCTCTACCTGACGCCCGAGCCGCGCAGCCCGCACGGCGTGGATGTCGCGCCCAGGGGCGACTTCATCGTCGTCTCGGGCAAGCTCGATCCGCACGTCACCGTCTATTCCTTCGAGAAGATCAAACGCGCCATCGAGACGAAGAAGTTCTCGGGGTCTGACGCGTACGGCATCCCGATCCTCGACTTCGACTCGGTGGTTGAAGCCCGCATCGAGCTTGGCCTCGGGCCCTTGCACACGCAGTTCGGCAATGACGGATACGCGTACACCTCGCTCTTCCTCGATTCGGCCGTCGCCCGCTGGTCGATGGGCGGCGAATACGGCAAGGCCACGCCCGAGCCGGACTGGACGCTCGTGCACAAGACGCCGGTCCACTACAACGTCGGCCACATCGGCGCGGTGCACGGCGACACCGTGAACCCGCTCGGCGGCTACCTGGTCGCGTTCAACAAGTGGTCGGTCGACCGCTTCCTGCACCCCGGCCCGCTGCTCGCGCAGAACTTCCAGCTGATCGACATCTCGGCGAAGGGCGCGGCCATGCCCGTCATCTACGACATGCCCGTCGGCTTCGGCGAGCCGCACTACGCGCAGATCATCAAGGCCGATCTTCTGAAACCATGGAGCGTCTACCCGGAGGTCGGCTGGAACCCGCACACGCAGTCGCTCGACCCGATGGCGCCGAAGAAGGGCCAGGAGCGTGTCGTGCGCACCGGCGACACGGTCGAGGTCCATATGACCGCGGTGCGCAGCCACTTCAACCCCGAGCACATCACCGTGAAGCAGGGCGACAAGGTCGTCTGGCGCATCACGAACCTCGAGCGCGCCGTCGACGCGACGCACGGCTTCGCGGTGCCGGCGTACAACATCTCGGTCAGTCTCGAGCCGGGCGAGACCGTGAGACTCGAGTTCATCGCCGACACGCCGGGAACCTTCCCGTTCTACTGCTCTGAGTTCTGCTCCGCGCTCCATCTGGAGATGATGGGGTACTTCATGGTCGAACCCAGGTGA
- the nosD gene encoding nitrous oxide reductase family maturation protein NosD: MKPALVILAIALLASPSSAQTARPTSDIAALIADAAPGDRVLVPAGLYAGTLVVDRPIVLDGAGRVEIDGLGADAVVVLNSEGVTFRGFTVRNTASGIDREPAAIRAETGPVVIEDNIVEDALFGIDLRTAPGSVVRRNRVSGKPLGPERRGDAIRLWWSADSVVEDNDVSDSRDVVFWYSEGMSVARNRVRGSRYGLHFMYSHDTTLRDNTLTANSVGVYLMYSKGITLEGNTIVNNRGASGYGIGLKDCDAIVIEHNALLANRVGLYIDNSPSSIDSTGSVRGNLIAYNQTGVVATPNTHDNVFTGNVFLDNEEQVSVHGRGSLTLNRFSEGGVGNFWSDYAGFDADNDGVGDLAYEPRSLFESLLAREPNLRILQHSPAQQTVEFTARMLPEVRPEPKLIDEHPLARPPQLEFGDPEDPRARGPMFALGVSLFAIACGVALWLARDNAALGTQGRVSA; encoded by the coding sequence ATGAAACCCGCGCTCGTCATCCTGGCGATCGCGCTGCTCGCGTCGCCTTCCAGCGCGCAAACCGCCCGGCCGACCAGCGACATCGCGGCCCTGATCGCTGACGCGGCGCCGGGCGACCGCGTGCTCGTCCCCGCCGGTCTCTACGCCGGCACGCTCGTCGTCGACCGGCCGATCGTGCTCGACGGGGCAGGCCGGGTCGAGATCGACGGGCTGGGCGCCGACGCCGTGGTCGTGCTCAATTCCGAAGGCGTCACCTTCCGCGGATTCACGGTGCGGAACACCGCGTCGGGCATCGATCGCGAGCCGGCCGCCATCCGCGCCGAGACCGGACCCGTCGTGATCGAGGACAACATCGTCGAGGACGCGCTCTTCGGCATCGATCTGCGCACCGCGCCGGGGTCCGTCGTCCGACGCAACCGTGTGTCGGGCAAGCCGCTCGGCCCCGAGCGCAGAGGCGACGCGATCCGCCTGTGGTGGAGCGCCGACAGCGTGGTCGAGGACAACGACGTCTCCGACAGCCGCGACGTGGTCTTCTGGTACTCCGAGGGCATGAGCGTCGCGCGCAACCGCGTGCGCGGCAGCAGGTACGGGCTGCACTTCATGTACAGCCACGACACCACGCTCCGCGACAACACGCTGACGGCCAACTCCGTCGGCGTGTACCTGATGTACAGCAAGGGCATCACGCTCGAAGGCAACACCATCGTCAACAACCGCGGCGCCAGCGGCTACGGCATCGGGCTCAAGGACTGCGACGCCATCGTCATCGAACACAACGCGCTGCTGGCCAACCGCGTCGGGCTGTACATCGACAACAGCCCGTCGTCGATCGATTCGACAGGGTCCGTGCGGGGCAATCTCATCGCCTACAACCAGACGGGCGTCGTGGCGACCCCGAACACCCACGACAACGTGTTCACCGGCAACGTCTTCCTCGACAACGAGGAGCAGGTGTCGGTTCACGGGCGCGGCTCGCTGACCCTCAACCGCTTCTCGGAGGGCGGCGTGGGCAACTTCTGGTCGGACTACGCCGGCTTCGACGCCGACAACGACGGCGTGGGCGACCTTGCGTACGAGCCGCGGAGTCTCTTCGAATCGCTCCTCGCGCGCGAGCCGAATCTCCGCATCCTGCAGCACAGCCCGGCGCAGCAGACCGTCGAGTTCACGGCGCGGATGCTGCCCGAAGTCCGACCCGAGCCCAAACTCATCGACGAGCACCCGCTCGCGCGCCCGCCGCAGCTCGAATTCGGTGATCCCGAAGACCCGCGTGCGCGAGGCCCGATGTTCGCGCTCGGCGTCTCGCTCTTCGCGATCGCGTGCGGCGTGGCGCTCTGGCTCGCTCGCGACAACGCGGCGCTCGGAACACAGGGGAGGGTCAGCGCATGA
- the ric gene encoding iron-sulfur cluster repair di-iron protein gives MSGHEPLGATPVGTLVVQNPSRARALERLGIDYCCGGKRTLADACAARGVELEHAVALLAEEDARPGARRRDPSGMPLAELIADIEQTHHAHLRAELPRLDRLTEKVLRSHGDRDPRLAEVRRVFVAMRDELERHMMTEERVLFPMVRDLETGVATGAAPVSLRETLEHLESEHTHAGNALAFLRAATDGFTPPERACTTWRVLLDSLGAFERDMHEHVHKENNVLFPRALALEKQRRDPVAPGAPAR, from the coding sequence ATGTCAGGACACGAACCGCTCGGCGCGACCCCAGTTGGAACCCTCGTCGTCCAGAACCCTTCGCGCGCCAGGGCGCTCGAGCGCCTGGGCATCGACTACTGCTGCGGCGGCAAGCGGACTCTGGCCGACGCGTGCGCCGCGCGCGGCGTCGAGCTTGAACACGCCGTCGCGCTCCTCGCCGAGGAGGACGCCAGGCCCGGCGCCCGTAGACGCGATCCGTCGGGGATGCCCCTCGCGGAACTCATAGCCGACATCGAGCAGACGCATCACGCGCACCTTCGCGCCGAGCTCCCGCGTCTCGACCGCCTGACCGAGAAAGTCCTCCGGTCGCACGGGGACCGCGACCCTCGCCTCGCCGAGGTCCGCCGGGTCTTCGTCGCGATGCGAGACGAGCTCGAGCGTCACATGATGACGGAGGAGCGCGTGCTGTTCCCGATGGTTCGCGATCTCGAGACGGGCGTCGCGACCGGCGCTGCGCCCGTGTCGTTGCGAGAGACGCTGGAGCATCTGGAGTCCGAGCACACGCACGCCGGGAACGCGCTCGCGTTCCTTCGCGCCGCGACAGACGGGTTCACCCCGCCCGAGCGGGCCTGCACCACCTGGAGGGTGCTGCTAGACTCGCTGGGCGCGTTCGAGCGCGACATGCACGAGCATGTCCACAAAGAAAACAATGTGCTCTTTCCCCGCGCGCTCGCGCTCGAGAAGCAACGGCGTGATCCGGTCGCGCCGGGGGCCCCGGCGCGCTGA
- a CDS encoding ABC transporter permease, which yields MSTLAPAPTPLTERSRHPLACTALLARREFRDALSSRWFILYAFAFAALSVAVSFLSLAGTGSFGFAGFGKTAAGLLNLIMLVVPLMALTAGAGTIAGERERGTLLYLVAQPVSRTEIFLGKFIGLALALWCALLFGFGLSAIALAIRTGAVGIGAFATLVGVTCALACSMLAVGMLVSALSRRSGVATGVSLFAWLVLVFVSDLGLMASSLIFRLRVQEVFALAIVNPLQAFKMSVVIAMNGSLDVLGPVGVYSTQAFGHALPWMLAGVLAAWTVLPLMLATVVFSRRSAP from the coding sequence ATGAGCACCCTCGCCCCTGCGCCCACGCCGCTGACCGAGCGTTCTCGTCACCCGCTCGCCTGCACCGCGCTGCTGGCCCGCCGGGAGTTCCGCGACGCGCTCTCGAGCCGCTGGTTCATTCTGTACGCGTTCGCGTTCGCGGCGCTGTCGGTCGCGGTCTCGTTCCTCTCGCTCGCCGGGACGGGCTCCTTCGGCTTCGCCGGGTTCGGAAAGACCGCCGCCGGGCTGCTGAACCTCATCATGCTGGTCGTGCCCCTGATGGCGCTGACAGCGGGGGCGGGCACGATCGCCGGGGAGCGCGAGCGCGGGACGCTGCTGTACCTGGTTGCGCAGCCCGTGTCGCGCACGGAGATCTTTCTCGGCAAGTTCATCGGGCTCGCGCTGGCGCTGTGGTGCGCGCTGCTCTTCGGCTTCGGGCTCAGCGCGATCGCGCTCGCGATCCGGACGGGCGCCGTCGGCATCGGCGCATTCGCGACGCTCGTGGGCGTCACCTGCGCGCTCGCGTGCTCCATGCTCGCCGTCGGGATGCTCGTCTCGGCGCTCTCGCGCCGTTCCGGCGTCGCGACGGGCGTCTCGCTGTTCGCGTGGCTCGTGCTCGTGTTCGTGAGCGATCTGGGCCTCATGGCGAGCTCGCTCATCTTCCGGTTGAGGGTGCAGGAGGTCTTCGCCCTCGCGATCGTCAACCCGCTCCAGGCGTTCAAGATGAGCGTCGTCATCGCGATGAACGGCTCGCTCGATGTGCTCGGCCCCGTGGGCGTGTATTCGACCCAGGCCTTCGGGCACGCGCTCCCCTGGATGCTCGCCGGCGTGCTCGCCGCGTGGACCGTGCTCCCGCTCATGCTCGCGACCGTCGTCTTCTCACGGAGATCCGCGCCATGA
- a CDS encoding nitrous oxide reductase accessory protein NosL codes for MNCLRMTAALLALGALAGCRQADPNAPPAIVYGESTCVECGMIISDDRFGVATVIAGDRGNETLLFDDFNCQFNLENSRGNLVVVRRWARDHGTRAWIDADSARFVLARSLRTPMGSHLAAFKDGADAAAFARQHDGEVIDLEHARAAVSGR; via the coding sequence ATGAACTGTCTGAGAATGACCGCCGCGCTCCTGGCGCTCGGCGCGCTCGCCGGGTGTCGTCAGGCAGATCCCAACGCGCCGCCGGCCATCGTCTACGGCGAGTCGACCTGCGTCGAATGCGGCATGATCATCAGCGACGACCGGTTCGGCGTGGCGACCGTCATCGCTGGCGACAGGGGCAACGAGACGCTCCTGTTCGACGACTTCAACTGCCAGTTCAATCTGGAGAACAGCCGGGGGAACCTCGTCGTGGTCCGACGCTGGGCGCGCGATCACGGCACGCGCGCGTGGATCGACGCCGACTCGGCGCGGTTCGTCCTCGCGCGGTCCCTACGCACACCGATGGGATCACACCTCGCCGCGTTCAAGGACGGCGCAGACGCGGCGGCCTTTGCAAGGCAGCACGACGGCGAGGTGATCGATCTCGAGCACGCGCGTGCGGCGGTCTCAGGGCGGTGA
- a CDS encoding ABC transporter ATP-binding protein yields the protein MIVAHHVTKRFRRAVAVDDASFELEAGRALALWGSNGAGKTTLIRCILGVFRFHGSISIAGVDVRRRGRAARALVGYVPQELSFHDDTRLGSAIAFFAQLRGVSVDRAVEALGAVNLQGHQRKRVRDLSGGMKQRLALAVALVSDPPVIVLDEPTSNLDASGRDDVMEALRGLKSRGKTIVFASHRPEEVASLADRVLVMEKGRIAADRGPRDMWGEHGHTRRIRLRVSSDSLDVAYATLRHAGVDAHLNGNGLCVTTSSDRKATPIQVLARASIEVRDFEFLDDHDAKEAGS from the coding sequence ATGATCGTCGCACACCATGTCACCAAGCGGTTCCGACGCGCTGTCGCGGTCGACGACGCCTCGTTCGAGCTGGAGGCCGGACGGGCCCTGGCGCTGTGGGGCAGCAACGGCGCCGGCAAGACCACGCTGATCCGATGCATCCTCGGCGTGTTCCGGTTCCACGGGAGCATCTCGATCGCCGGCGTCGATGTGCGCCGACGCGGCCGCGCCGCTCGCGCGCTCGTCGGGTATGTCCCGCAGGAACTCTCTTTCCACGACGACACCCGCCTCGGGAGCGCGATCGCGTTCTTCGCGCAACTCCGGGGCGTCAGCGTGGACCGGGCGGTCGAAGCCCTCGGGGCCGTCAATCTGCAGGGCCATCAGCGCAAACGCGTCCGCGACCTCTCGGGCGGAATGAAGCAGCGCCTCGCGCTCGCTGTGGCGCTCGTCTCCGACCCGCCGGTCATCGTGCTCGACGAACCGACCTCCAACCTCGACGCCTCGGGGCGCGACGATGTGATGGAAGCACTCCGGGGTCTGAAGTCGCGAGGCAAGACGATCGTGTTCGCCTCGCACCGTCCAGAAGAGGTCGCGTCGCTGGCCGATCGCGTGCTGGTCATGGAGAAGGGGCGCATCGCCGCCGACCGCGGCCCGCGCGACATGTGGGGCGAGCACGGGCACACCCGACGCATCCGCCTGCGTGTGTCGTCGGACTCGCTGGACGTCGCCTACGCGACGCTGCGACACGCCGGCGTCGACGCCCATCTCAACGGGAACGGCCTGTGCGTCACGACGTCGAGCGACCGCAAGGCGACCCCGATCCAGGTGCTCGCTCGCGCCTCGATCGAGGTGCGTGACTTCGAGTTCCTCGACGACCACGACGCGAAGGAGGCTGGATCATGA
- a CDS encoding ketopantoate reductase family protein: MDEQPNLKHGRVGVIGAGAMGLSLAAALGASGPVTLVCRDPALADRIRRQGATVRGLGSAHADPDIVPSIARLADCGPVHAVFVATKTSAIAQVAGELRPVLHRLGPEGATPFVVSFQNGIESGRQLMEHLGDPRVLRMVLNYGARIAPDGAVEVTMTRPPHRIGRLDPAHAPACRALAARMSAGGLDAQDVDNIEPFVWTKGLINASVNPVAALTDNSVGETLDSPARSVVESLLDEGLGVAQAEGIDLGDDARDRLWAMIESARAHTPSMVEDIREGRPSEVGQLNRQVTAHAERVGVATPTHRVVTALIDAFDWRVFRRGDAASTARGASSPP; this comes from the coding sequence TTGGACGAACAACCGAATCTGAAGCACGGACGCGTCGGCGTGATCGGCGCAGGCGCGATGGGCCTGAGTCTTGCCGCAGCCCTCGGCGCGTCAGGGCCGGTCACGCTCGTCTGCCGCGACCCGGCCCTCGCCGATCGCATCCGAAGACAGGGCGCCACGGTGCGTGGGCTGGGCAGCGCGCACGCGGACCCGGACATCGTTCCCTCGATCGCCCGGCTCGCGGATTGCGGCCCGGTGCACGCGGTGTTCGTGGCGACCAAGACCAGCGCGATCGCGCAGGTCGCGGGCGAGCTGCGCCCCGTGCTGCACCGGCTCGGGCCCGAGGGCGCCACGCCGTTCGTGGTGAGTTTCCAGAACGGGATCGAGAGCGGGCGGCAACTCATGGAGCACCTGGGCGATCCGCGAGTGCTGAGGATGGTGCTGAACTACGGCGCGCGCATCGCGCCCGACGGCGCGGTCGAGGTCACGATGACGCGTCCCCCCCACCGCATCGGTCGTCTCGACCCGGCGCACGCCCCGGCCTGCCGCGCGCTGGCGGCCCGGATGAGCGCCGGCGGGCTCGACGCCCAGGACGTGGACAATATCGAGCCGTTCGTGTGGACGAAGGGCCTGATCAACGCCTCGGTGAACCCGGTCGCGGCGCTCACGGACAACTCGGTGGGCGAGACGCTCGACTCGCCGGCGCGCAGTGTGGTCGAGTCGTTGCTGGACGAGGGGCTGGGCGTGGCGCAGGCCGAGGGCATCGACCTGGGCGATGACGCGCGGGACCGTCTGTGGGCGATGATCGAGTCCGCGCGGGCGCACACGCCCAGCATGGTCGAGGACATCCGCGAGGGGCGCCCGAGCGAGGTCGGCCAGCTCAACCGGCAGGTGACAGCGCACGCCGAGCGCGTCGGCGTCGCGACACCGACGCACCGCGTGGTGACGGCGCTTATCGACGCGTTCGATTGGCGCGTATTCCGGCGCGGCGATGCGGCGTCGACGGCGCGGGGGGCGTCGTCACCGCCCTGA